From Thermodesulfobacteriota bacterium:
AGGGGGCGCGTAATAAAAAATCTTGCAAAAGGGGCAAACTTCATTATTATTAGGCCCGAATTTTGGGGGCGGCGGATTTAGGCCCGCCGTTATTGATTTTTATGCCTGGTGGGAGGTGCGTATGCTTATTTTGGAAGATCTCAAATATACTGAAGAACATATATGGGCCAGACATGATGGGAATAAAAAGATTACCATAGGCATTACTGATTATGCGCAGAAGAAATTTGGTGATGTTGTTTATATTGAATTGCCGGAGGAAGGGGAAGAGGTCATTAACGATGAGCCGTTCGGCAGTATAGAATCTTCTGAATCTGTTTCCGATTTGTATGCTCCTTTGAACGGAGAGGTAATCGAAATTAATGAAGAGCGCATCGATTCCCCGGAGATAATCAATGATGACCCTTATGAAGAAGGCTGGCTTATACGTATAAAGGTTCCTTCCCTTAAGGAATATAATGAGCTTATGAGTGCGGACGAGTACAGGGAATATGTGCAGCAGGAGGAGATGGAGGAGGAAGAGGAGTTAGAGGAAGAGGAAGCAGAAGCAGATTAGAGAAGGGAAAATTTTACTTGCAGACCTGAATTGGAAAGGGATTTGATTTTGTGAAAAAAACGGCTTTTTTATTCCCCGGCCAGGGGTCTCAGTACGTGGGTATGGGGAGGGATCTGTATCTGAAAAGGTCAGAGGTAAAGAAGATTTTTGACACAGCCTCTGCCATTACCGGCCTTGATCTGGCCTCTCTCTGTTTTGACGGCCCCTTAGAAAGATTGACGGAGACGGTCAACGTCCAGCCGGCCATTACCGCCGTTAATCTCTCCTGCCTGGCTGTGTTACAGGAAAATGGACTGGCCCCGGATCTGGTGGCCGGACATAGCCTTGGAGAATATTCGGCGCTCTATGCCGCAGGGGTTATAGGTCTGGCGGATGCTTTTCGCCTGGTAGCGGAGAGGGGCAGACTAATGCAGCAGGAGGCGGAAAAGAATCCCGGAGGCATGATAGCGGTTATTGGCTTGGATATAGATGTCATAAAAGGATTGGTTGAAGATTTCCAGGGAACAGGCGTGGGCGTGGTTTCTATTGCCAACCACAATACACATGAGCAGATCGTGCTTACGGGACAGAAAGAGGCGTTAAATAAATTGTCGGCTAAGGTGAGCGCCGGCGGCGGGAAGGCCATCCCCTTAAAGGTCAGCGGGCCCTGGCATAGTCCCCTTTTAAAAGATGCAGTCAATGATTACAAGGAATTTATGAAAGGGATCACGTTCCATAATCCCTCTGTCCCTGTATTGTTCAATGTCACCGCCGATTTTGCGGAAGAGCCGGGAGAGATCCGTAAGATCATGTCCCGGCAGATATGTTCACCCGTACTCTGGTATGATATAATGCAAAAGATGCTGGCCGGGGGTGTCTCTATTTTCGTTGAGGCCGGCCCTAAAAAGGTTTTATCCGGTTTATTGAAAAAGACCTTGCCGGCGGATGATCGCTTCGAAATCTATCAGGCCGACGATCTGGAAGGCCTTTTGGCTGTTGCTGAAAGGTTAGCCGGAAATCGAAAGCTCATAGCTGATAGCTGATCGCTTTAAGATGCCAAAACTAGTCCTGTATAAAGACCGGTGTAAAGGATGCGCCCTTTGCACCCTGGCCTGCCCCAAACACCTCCTTGAGATCAGCACGGAGATCAATAGACAGGGATATTATGTAATTTCTCTGGCCGCGCCCGGGAAATGCAATGGCTGCGGCCTGTGTGCGGAGATGTGCCCGGATATGGCGATAGAGGTCTGGCGTTAAAAATGCGGAAGACAGAAGCGGTTTATAACCGGAAGCTGGTTAAGGGGAATGAGGCCATTGCCCTGGGAGCTATTGCGGCCGGATGTCGTTTTTATGCCGGCTACCCGATTACCCCGCAGAACGAAATCCCGGAATTCATGGCCGGCCGGATGCCTGCCGTGGGCGGGACGTTCATTCAGGCGGAGAGTGAGATAGCGGCTATCAGTATGGTGATGGGGGCTGCCGCCACAGGGGCAAGGGCCATGACCTCTTCTTCCAGCCCGGGCATATCTCTGAAGCAGGAGGCCATCTCCTATATGGCCGGGTCAGAGATCCCGTGTGTGGTGGTCAATGTATGCCGTAGCGGTCCGGGGTTAGGCGGGATAAGCGCCTCCCAGGGTGACTATTTTCAGGCCACCCGGGGCGGCGGCCACGGCGACTATCGCACCTTTGTCCTGGCGCCCCATTCTGTGCAGGAGAGTTATGACCTGACTATGCTGGCCTTTGATATTGCGGACCGGTACCGGACACCGGTTCTGGTTTTAAGCGATGCAGTCCTGGGACAGATGAAAGAGCCTGTTTATCTCCGGGGTTATAAGGGGCGGGAGATAAGGAAACCCTGGGCGCTTACCGGCGCAAAGGGACGCAAGGCCCGGTATCTGAAAAGTCTTTATTTAAACGAAGGTGAACTCACGGCGCGCAACTGGAAACTTTTCAGGAAATACAGACGTATGGAGAAGGAAATTCGTTACGAAATGTACCTTACAGAGGATGCCGAGGCCATAGTCGTGGCCTTTGGGTGCGCAGCCAGAATTCTCAAGACCTCCATACAGATGGCCCGCACGAAAGGGATGCGGGTCGGGATGTTTCGTCCCATAAGCCTTTTCCCGTTTCCTTCGCAGGCGCTCGCCGCTATCTCGAACCGGGTGAACCGGTTCCTGGTTTGTGAATTGAATACCGGCCAGATGGTTGAGGACGTGCGCCTGGCGGTTAAGCCGGGCGCCACTGTGGAGTCCTGTCTATGTCCAGGTTATATCCCGACCCCGAATGAGCTTTTCAGAGAAATTAAGAAAAGGTATTTAGCCAGCAATCCTTAAGATGAAGCCGGTATTTAAGAGACCAAAAAGCCTTTATGACGTCCCTTTTCATTATTGCCCCGGGTGCCATCACGGCATAGCCCATCGTCTGATCGCCGAGGCTATAGATGCTTTGGGCATTCAGGAACGGGTTGTTGCCGTGGCTTCTATCGGCTGTTCGGTCTTTCTTTATGATTATTTTGCCGTTGATGTGCTGGAGGCCCCCCATGGCCGGGCCCCGGCAGTGGGTACCGGCATAAAGAGGGCGCGGCCCGAAAGCATGGTCTTTACCTATCAGGGCGATGGGGACCTGGCCGCCATTGGTTTGGCAGAGACTATCCATGCCGCTAACCGGGGAGAACAGTTGGCGGTATTTTTTATCAATAACACCATCTATGGGATGACCGGGGGACAGATGGCCCCTACCACCTTGCCCGGACAGAAGACTACGACGACGCCTTCAGGCCGCCGGGTGATTGGTGAAGGGGCTCCCATTAAGATGGCCGAGATGATTGCGGCGCTGAAGCCTCCGGCCTTTGTGGCCAGAGTGGCCGTTAACAATCCCAAAAGTATTCTCCAGGCCAGGAAGGCGGTTCAAAAGGCCTTCCGCATCCAGGTGGAAGGGAAGGGCTATGCCTTTGTCGAATTCCTGTCTGCCTGTCCGACCAACTGGAAGATGACCCCGTGCGAGGCCAATCGCCATGTAAGTGAGGCGCTGATTCCGGAATTTCCGCTGGGGGTGTTTAAAGGCGACTTATAAGGATTAAATTAGGACGCAGATTTACGCCGATACCCGCAGAAAATATTTTTTGATTCAATATCCTGGTAATCTGCGTTCATCTGCGTCCAAAATAGAGAAGATAATGTATTTTGACGTGATCATATCCGGATTCGGCGGGCAGGGCATACTGTTTATGGGCAATCTTCTGGCCCATGCCGCTATGCTCGAAGGGAAAAATGTGACCTATATGCCTGCTTATGGGCCGGAGATGCGGGGAGGTGCGGCTAATTGTACGGTGGTAGTGGCGGATGAGGAAATCGGCTCTCCGGTGATTTATCACCCGCATACCGCCATCGTCATGAACAGGCCCTCTCTATATAAATTCGGCCCGCGCGTCCTGCGCGGCGGTTTGCTGGTGGTCAACTCTTCTCTTGTTGATCCTGCGGAGGTTGTCTATAAGGGCATCAACCTGTTGTTTATCCCGGCCAATGACCTGGCCCGGGAGGCCGGGGATGATCGTCTGGGAAACATGGCGGCCCTGGGGGCATTGATAACAAAGACCGGGGTTGTGCGCTTACAGAGCCTTGTTGATGCGTTGTCAGAGATTATACAGGAAAGGTATCGTGACCTGCTGCCGGTAAACATCGGGTGTCTGGAAAAGGGCGCGGCCTACGTAAGAAATCTCAAATCTCAAATTTGATTAACTCGTAAAAAGTTCAAAATATCACGCAACGCCGCCAAGGACGCAAAAATAATAAAATTTGGAACTCAGGAACTCATGAAGAAAAATGCATTCCTGATTTCTTGATTTCCAGATTTTCATTTTTTCTTTGCGGTCTTTGCGCTTTTGCGTGAGAAATTGCCTTCTTAGGCATCGAGGGCTTTTCGCACCGCAGTGAGAAACTCTGCCACCTGAAACGGTTTTCTGATAAAGCCCTTAAGTTCAGGGCGCATAGCCTCTTTCCCGTGGCCGTTTGCACTGTAGCCGCTGGTCAACATTACCTTGACCCCGGGGTTGATCCCCAATAACTTATCCAGGCATTCCATCCCGCCTATCTGGGGCATAATCAGGTCGAGGATGACCAGATCAATATCCTGCTGTTGTTTCTGATACATGCCCAGGGCCTCCCGCGGGTCTGATAAGGGTATCACCTTGTAGCCAAAGTCTTCCAGGATGTTTTGGGCCACGCTGAGCACCAGAGGTTCGTCATCAATAATAAGGATGGTTTCATCCCCTGTAGGCAGGTTTTTAATTTTTTCTTCCATTTCCTGCCTCGTCTCTCCACCGGCCGGCAGATATATCTTAAACATGGTGCCACGGCCGACTTCACTATAGACGTTTATGAATCCCCGGTGATTTTTGACGATGGCGTAAGCCACCGACAGCCCCAGGCCCGTCCCCTTGCCCAGTCCTTTGGTAGTAAAGAACGGCTCAAAGATACGCTCTGTAATCTCCCTGGACATCCCGATGCCGGTGTCCGAGATCGCTATGCAGATATAGCGTCCGGGGAGAACACCGTGGTGATTATTGCAATAGGTCTCATCCAGGCCGGTGTTGGTGGTTTCAATAATCAGCCTGCCGCCGTTGGGCATGGCGTCACGGGCATTGATACAGATGTTCATGACCACCTGCTGGATCTGCACCGGGTCGGCCTCTGTGATGGAAAGGCCGGGA
This genomic window contains:
- the gcvH gene encoding glycine cleavage system protein GcvH, with the translated sequence MLILEDLKYTEEHIWARHDGNKKITIGITDYAQKKFGDVVYIELPEEGEEVINDEPFGSIESSESVSDLYAPLNGEVIEINEERIDSPEIINDDPYEEGWLIRIKVPSLKEYNELMSADEYREYVQQEEMEEEEELEEEEAEAD
- the fabD gene encoding ACP S-malonyltransferase, translated to MKKTAFLFPGQGSQYVGMGRDLYLKRSEVKKIFDTASAITGLDLASLCFDGPLERLTETVNVQPAITAVNLSCLAVLQENGLAPDLVAGHSLGEYSALYAAGVIGLADAFRLVAERGRLMQQEAEKNPGGMIAVIGLDIDVIKGLVEDFQGTGVGVVSIANHNTHEQIVLTGQKEALNKLSAKVSAGGGKAIPLKVSGPWHSPLLKDAVNDYKEFMKGITFHNPSVPVLFNVTADFAEEPGEIRKIMSRQICSPVLWYDIMQKMLAGGVSIFVEAGPKKVLSGLLKKTLPADDRFEIYQADDLEGLLAVAERLAGNRKLIADS
- a CDS encoding ferredoxin family protein, whose product is MPKLVLYKDRCKGCALCTLACPKHLLEISTEINRQGYYVISLAAPGKCNGCGLCAEMCPDMAIEVWR
- the vorB gene encoding 3-methyl-2-oxobutanoate dehydrogenase subunit VorB is translated as MRKTEAVYNRKLVKGNEAIALGAIAAGCRFYAGYPITPQNEIPEFMAGRMPAVGGTFIQAESEIAAISMVMGAAATGARAMTSSSSPGISLKQEAISYMAGSEIPCVVVNVCRSGPGLGGISASQGDYFQATRGGGHGDYRTFVLAPHSVQESYDLTMLAFDIADRYRTPVLVLSDAVLGQMKEPVYLRGYKGREIRKPWALTGAKGRKARYLKSLYLNEGELTARNWKLFRKYRRMEKEIRYEMYLTEDAEAIVVAFGCAARILKTSIQMARTKGMRVGMFRPISLFPFPSQALAAISNRVNRFLVCELNTGQMVEDVRLAVKPGATVESCLCPGYIPTPNELFREIKKRYLASNP
- a CDS encoding thiamine pyrophosphate-dependent enzyme — translated: MKPVFKRPKSLYDVPFHYCPGCHHGIAHRLIAEAIDALGIQERVVAVASIGCSVFLYDYFAVDVLEAPHGRAPAVGTGIKRARPESMVFTYQGDGDLAAIGLAETIHAANRGEQLAVFFINNTIYGMTGGQMAPTTLPGQKTTTTPSGRRVIGEGAPIKMAEMIAALKPPAFVARVAVNNPKSILQARKAVQKAFRIQVEGKGYAFVEFLSACPTNWKMTPCEANRHVSEALIPEFPLGVFKGDL
- a CDS encoding 2-oxoacid:acceptor oxidoreductase family protein, whose amino-acid sequence is MYFDVIISGFGGQGILFMGNLLAHAAMLEGKNVTYMPAYGPEMRGGAANCTVVVADEEIGSPVIYHPHTAIVMNRPSLYKFGPRVLRGGLLVVNSSLVDPAEVVYKGINLLFIPANDLAREAGDDRLGNMAALGALITKTGVVRLQSLVDALSEIIQERYRDLLPVNIGCLEKGAAYVRNLKSQI